The proteins below come from a single Alnus glutinosa chromosome 9, dhAlnGlut1.1, whole genome shotgun sequence genomic window:
- the LOC133876752 gene encoding uncharacterized protein LOC133876752: protein MGVPRERVVSVSCHLLGFAKEKVLPLESIELPVTAGTYPRQKVIMVKFLIVDRTSAYNAIIGRIALNDLKAVTSTPHLSMKFPTEEGVGVVKGDQKEARRCYNLSLKSTPRQYNLGIDPSVIVHKMNVDSSHQPVKQRRRTFAAERNQAITEEVEKLKAGFIRKVHYPEWLANVVLVKKSNAIKGQVLADFLVEFCNIPEAEELPKESTWVVHVDGSSARSRSGVGAILRNPEGQEFGFAIKLDFVTTNNEAEYEAVIAGLLSQRYPERKIPEQMNSQRSLQEQMKRLRRTDEEIEASQRQIIVLIEPSITPKDNIMEVGITPNEPEWATEIIQFLKNGSLPQEKAEARKVKNQATRFC, encoded by the exons ATGGGCGTTCCACGGGAAAGGGTGGTCTCGGTCTCATGCCATTTATTGGGTTTTGCCAAAGAGAAGGTGCTGCCTCTCGAATCAATTGAACTCCCTGTCACGGCAGGAACTTATCCGAGGCAAAAGGTCATCATGGTAAAATTTCTGATTGTAGATAGAACTTCAGCCTACAACGCTATTATTGGAAGGATAGCTCTTAACGATTTGAAAGCTGTCACCTCGACACCGCATCTCAGTATGAAGTTCCCGACAGAAGAGGGAGTCGGAGTGGTAAAGGGAGATCAGAAGGAGGCTAGAAGATGCTACAACTTATCTTTAAAAAGCACCCCGAGGCAGTACAATCTGG ggattgatccctcggttattgtccaCAAGATGAATGTGGATTCGAGTCATCAACcagtgaagcagagaagaagaactTTCGCCGCAGAACGAAATCAAGCTATCACGGAAGAGGTAGAGAAGTTAAAAGCCGGATTTATCCGGAAGGTGCATTACCCtgagtggctggccaatgtggtgTTGGTGAAAAAGTCTAAcg CTATCAAGGGGCAGGTTCTAGCAGATTTCTTGGTTGAATTTTGCAACATCCCCGAAGCGGAAGAGCTTCCCAAAGAATCAACCTGGGTTGTGCATGTGGATGGTTCCTCGGCACGGAGCAGAAGCGGGGTGGGAGCCATCCTAAGGAACCCCGAAGgtcaagagttcggttttgccaTAAAACTGGATTTTGTCACCACCAACAACGAAGCAGAATATGAAGCCGTAATAGCAG GGTTGTTGTCACAAAGATACCCCGAGAGGAAAATACCCGAGCAGATGAACTCTCAAAGGTCGCTTCAGGAACAAATGAAGAGATTGAGGCGAACAGATGAAGAGATTGAGGCATCACAGCgacaaattattgttctgatcGAGCCGTCCATAACCCCGAAGGACAACATTATGGAAGTAGGTATAACGCCGAACGAACCAGAATGGGCTACTGAGATTATTCAGTTTCTGAAAAACGGGTCGTTACCCCAAGAAAAGGCTGAGGCTCGAAAGGTCAAAAATCAAGCAACCCGGTTTTGCTGA